TCGGCGTGGCGGGCGGCCTGCTCGACCATTTCCTCGATCTCGTCACCGGCCATGGCGATGGCTTCGCGGGCCAGTTCCTGCTTGCCGCCGGGGAAGTGGAAGTAGGTCGAGCCGCGGGGTGCGCCGCTCTTGTTGACCACATCGGAGAAGGTGGTGGCGTGGTAGCCGCGCTGGCGGAACAGCTCGGCGGCGGCGTCGATCATCCGGGAACGGCTGTCAGTGCGTCGGGGCATGGTCGATTTTACGTTGACTTATGTATGACGTCCAACATAGCATCGAGCTAAGTCGGACATCATAGTTAGTAACGGTTGGAGGAAGTATGAGCGCGAAATGGACCCGTCATGACGTGCCAGGCCAGCAGGGACGGCTGGCCGTGGTCACCGGCGGAAACACCGGCCTGGGGTTCGAGACCGCCCAAGTACTCGCCTGGCGAGGCGCGTCGGTGGTCTTGGCCGTGCGGGACATCGAGAAGGGCAAGCGAGCCGCCGCCCGCATCGCCGACACCGCACCCGGCTCGGACGTCATGGTTCAGCCTCTCGACCTGACCTCCCTGGATTCGATACGCGCCGCCGCAGACGAGCTGCAGGCCCACCACCCCAGGATCGACGTGCTGATCAACAACGCCGGGGTCATGTTCACGCCGAAGCGGACGACGCGGGACGGCTTCGAGCTGCAGTTCGGAACCAACCACCTGGGGCACTTCGCCCTGACCGGACTGCTGCTCGAGTCGATGCTGCCGGTGCCGGGCTCCCGCGTGGTGACGGTCTCCAGCGCCGCGCATCGCATTCGCGGCCGGATCAACTTCGACGATCTCCAGGGCCAACGCTCGTACAGCCGGGTGGCCGCCTACAGCCAGTCGAAGCTGGCGAACCTGATGTTTACCTACGAGTTGCAGCGCCGGCTGTCCGGCCCGGGCACCACCATCGCGGTCGCCGCCCACCCAGGCCTGGCCGCAACCGAGCTCACGCGCAACTCGCCCGCGATCGCAGCG
This portion of the Acidimicrobiales bacterium genome encodes:
- a CDS encoding SDR family NAD(P)-dependent oxidoreductase; protein product: MSAKWTRHDVPGQQGRLAVVTGGNTGLGFETAQVLAWRGASVVLAVRDIEKGKRAAARIADTAPGSDVMVQPLDLTSLDSIRAAADELQAHHPRIDVLINNAGVMFTPKRTTRDGFELQFGTNHLGHFALTGLLLESMLPVPGSRVVTVSSAAHRIRGRINFDDLQGQRSYSRVAAYSQSKLANLMFTYELQRRLSGPGTTIAVAAHPGLAATELTRNSPAIAAFFAQAISQKAAIGALPILRAATDPGVLGGQYYGPRGLFGARGYPKLAKSNKKSHDPAIQRRLWTVSEELTGVTFPV